A genome region from Candidatus Palauibacter australiensis includes the following:
- a CDS encoding zinc-binding dehydrogenase, with protein PDGFPFATAAVAPLVYQTAWRGLLSRGRLAPGETVLVTGASGGVSTAAIQIAKHHGARVFAVTSGPDNVRRVQALGADLVIDRLEEDFSRRVWMETGKRGVDLVLDSVGAATWEGCVRALAPAGRMVVYGATTGPKGTLSIARLFWSQTSIMGTTMATRAEFEAVMALVLDGTLTPVVDDVWPLDRAREAHERLEAGGVFGKLVLEP; from the coding sequence TCCCCGACGGCTTCCCGTTCGCGACGGCGGCCGTCGCGCCCCTCGTATACCAGACGGCATGGCGCGGGCTCCTGTCGCGAGGGCGGCTGGCGCCGGGAGAGACGGTCCTCGTCACCGGGGCCTCGGGCGGCGTCTCCACCGCCGCGATTCAGATCGCGAAACACCACGGGGCGCGGGTATTCGCGGTCACGAGCGGACCCGACAACGTCCGGCGCGTGCAGGCGCTCGGAGCGGACCTCGTCATCGATCGTCTCGAGGAGGATTTTTCGCGACGCGTCTGGATGGAGACGGGGAAGCGCGGCGTCGACCTCGTCCTCGACAGCGTGGGCGCGGCGACGTGGGAGGGCTGCGTCCGCGCGTTGGCGCCTGCGGGCAGGATGGTCGTGTACGGCGCGACGACCGGGCCGAAGGGCACGCTCAGCATCGCGCGCCTGTTCTGGAGCCAGACATCGATCATGGGGACCACGATGGCGACGCGTGCCGAGTTCGAGGCGGTGATGGCACTCGTGCTGGACGGCACCCTCACGCCGGTCGTCGATGACGTGTGGCCGCTCGACCGGGCGCGCGAGGCCCACGAGCGGCTGGAGGCGGGCGGAGTCTTCGGGAAGCTCGTCCTCGAGCCGTGA